The Harmonia axyridis chromosome 3, icHarAxyr1.1, whole genome shotgun sequence nucleotide sequence ACCAGAGATCGCTATAAAAATAGTGTTTTATTTACATAGTACATATAACAAAGATCACATTGAGAAAACagacaaaaataatataatactgACAAAGGGTAAGGTACGATCAAACAATAAGTTAGCGTAGTCTTTAATGGTAATCATGGTGTTGCTCTTCACCACCGCTGTAGTCACCACCGCTGTAGTCACCACCATTGCCGTGGCTACCGTACTCTTCTTGTCCACTGCTGTATTCAGCGTGTCCACCGCCATAAGAACCGTATTCTTCTTTGACTGGTACTGGAACTGGTTTCTCAACTACATAAGGTACCTTCTTGTAAACTGTCACTGGAACAGGGTTGAAAATTGGGATTTTGACTGGGTAGGGAACTGGTTTCTCTACTGGTACATGGACGTTCTTCTCTACTGGGTATGGTGCAGGTACAGGCACTTTTACTGGATAAGGATGGGGCTTCTCAACAGTATATGGAACTGGCCTTTCTACAGCAACCTTGACTGGATAAGGTACAGGCTTATGAACTGGGTATGGAATTTTCTTTTCTACGTGGTATGGAACAGGTTTAGGGATATGAACTGGATAAGGCTTGTCAACATGTACTTTCACTGGGTATGGAACGATCTTTTCGACTGGGTATGGTTTGGCAACATGTACTGGTACTTTGACTGGGTAGTAAACTTTCTTTTCTACAGGGTATGGAGCTGGTACATGGACTTTGTAGGGTACgtgaacagttttttcaacaggGTAGGGTTGGGGTACGAGTACTTTTACTGGGTATGGTTTGTCAACGTGAACTTTGACGGGTACATGTACTTGCTTTTCAACTGGATAAGGTTTGTGAATTGGGACGGAAACATGAACTGGCACCTGGAAATAAAGCATTTATATAGTACTATTTCTTCTGCTGGATATGGAGATTAATTACCTTGTATGGAACATGTATTTCCTTTTCGACTGGGTAGGGTTGGGGCACATGAACCTTGACTGGATAATGTACCTTCTTCTCGACTGGAACATGGACTTGTTTCTCAACTGGATAGGGTGCAGGTACATTCTTCACGATGGTAACAACTTTCTGATGGTGTTCATGTCCACCGCCGTAGTCTTGACCGCCAAAATCATGTCCTCCGAAATCATGTCCACCGAAATCATGTCCTCCGAAGTCATGACCACCACCGCCATAACCGAGCTCAAGACCACGTTTTTCTGGTTGTTTCTTTGAGTCATCGGCCTCTGCGGTTTTGGTGTCTGTTACCTTTGATTCCTTTTCGTCTGCGCTGGCCAAAACGAGGAGCGCGCACAGCGCCACGGGAATCTAAAGAGACGAATATGGTCAGTAAAAATTAGATTTAATTCTCAGAGTGTGATAATTAGTACCCATGTCAATAAtacaattattatatttctaatGAGATTTGGAAATTTAATGATCTTAGGATTtggtgaaaaatttaaatagtgtatttGTCTTCGCTAGAGACTTTCTTCAATAAGTTTACTCCAGATAGTCCAGGCAATgatttttatgaggaaaaaaagAACGAGCAATATGAATTCTTGAATTGAAATGAAGAGATTGAATTATTTAAACCTGTGTCCGTGTCTTTCATACCCAAttaatatcattttgaatggtTTTAGGGCTTTCAAATTATGTTTGATAGTTGAATGGATGAAATTGGctctttttccataatttcactccagAAAAATGTAATCAGAAATCAATTGGATCCAAGGCTTTTATAGCTCGGAGTGTGAAGTCtttgaattatcgaaaattatggGAGGTTACAGAAGATTATAACATATGAAATTTGCATTGTATTGACGCTCCCGAAAAAAATATCCTGCATTTTGAAATCCTGAAATTTATCAAAAGAAGATCGCATATTCGTAAGCATTTGATAATTGAAACAATAGCAATTTGAGTTATTTTGTCCAACGAGTTacaattatttttgatgaattattaCCGAAATTTATTTCCCAGGGACAAAAAATACTATTTAATTTCATAGTGAAACCCGAATGACAGTTTTGATTCTCTAGAATTTAATTTGGATtggttgaaattgaataaaaaatcttTTGCTTCTGCGCTTTTTAGAACATTTTTCCTGTGAGAATAGTAGCTAAAAATATGAATTGAGAAAACTAATTTTATGTATGTTACCGAAGCGCATTGATACATTGACTAAAAAATCACCATCTATTCCTCAAATgcgttcaaaaaattttttgatgagAAATTAGTTGTTTATTTGAGTGTATCATTTTGGAAAGCATGAACTTTGGGAGGAATATAATGAATTTAGATGAATaacatctatctatctatctatcttttcaaaatacaaaaaaagcaTTTTGGGCCACTTGTTTCCCGTATATATTCGAGTCGGTTCCTGAATATACgtttcaaataattttgtttttatgattattttttgtgCTAAGTTTCTTCGATCGAAAGCGAAgcaataaatttgaataaatactaCCTTTCCTGTATTTCTTAATCAATTTCCACCACTTTCTCAAAAGTATAATattaattcagaaatattttcgataatatttcagaagaaaaaGCTCATTTGATCTGGATAATTTCTTTAAACTTTGGTAAAATTTCCGAAATTCAGGAAGTAGCCTCATTCCGATAAGAACACAATATTGGAAATCCACCATGTTGCCACATTTCCACCGATTTCCTCACGATACGAGCAGCGAACAAAGAACACGGAAACGCATAGAACAGGAAACAGCTGATACCAGGTAATTTATTCCTAAAGAAACGCCACTTTGCAATTAATCACTATCCACGTAGGATTTCACTTTTCACATATACGGGTACCAGATGACGCTCTGCCACACTACTTACCAATAACTTCATGACTAGTCGGGTTATGACTCCCAAACTGAAACTGATGCTTTTCCGATGTTCGCAGATCTTTTTATAATACCATAGGTACTTTCGCTCAGTGGGGGCTCCGATGAGCTCCTCCGTGCACAAAAGCACCCTCTCCCCCCTCCCCAACCGAAAGTAAGTAGTAGCGAACGCATCCGTAAATTAATTAGGTAATAATATTGGAATAGAGAAATTCTGGTAATTAGGAGGATCACCAGACTGGATCGTTTAAGAATTGTTTCATTTTGCTCAAACTTGCCAAGATTGCGAATTCCAGGTTCTAATCAATTCTGATACGAAGATTGGACTTGTTAATTTGTGAAGAGCAACGGAACGTGCCAGTTCAGATGGAAATCTTCATTCCGTTCGAGGTCTAGACTGTTTTTGCTCCCAGCTTTGACaatataagaattaaataatttttgtgttCTAAACTGTAACTTTGTTAGTTCGTTGCTCTGAAATTATCTGTTGggtaatttcaattatttcaacagCTTGGTACTGAAGACTTAACGACTTCATCTAGTGATTAGACCTTATAAGGTGAATAAACATCATCTATAAAGTAGCTATCATTGCTACTCCCATAATTTGCGGTTACTATATTTGGTTCAACTATTCATCAATTGTagttttcaacatttccatttcGCTCTATGACATTTGGCGAGCTTAGAATATCTGTGTGAATTCTGTTATTTGTGATTTATGCCATCGTGTTCTTAGAAATTACATTGAAGTGAAAGACGTTAAGTAATGTAATTTCTGTCTAATATAGATCTTATTATGGCAGTTTCTTACGTTTCAATCGAGGAAAATATTGAATGGTCTGATTTCGATTCCatttttatgtcattttcaacagatcgaacatttttgaacattttctggaaatttcttcgattttacAATCCatgataatgaatttttcaacttATCGAAAAAATACGACAAATACTGACCGAAGAACTTAAAGATTCCTAGTCAGGTGATTCAATAGAAATGTCTAATCTCCGAATTTAAGATTCTAGACCTTATAATATGATGATTCTACCCAACATTCCTTACACAAATATTACTAGTTTTTTTGCATGAGTATTCCCATTTGGGGCTCAAATTTAGCGTTGCTGATAGAGGACACAAGTTACAATTCGTTGTGCTTAGAAAATCAAAGTTATTATTGCTCGGTTGATACTATCAGTCAAATAATTGAGAAATATCAAAAAGCCCTAGAttctaaataaaaaatgttcGATACATGTAGCTCAAGAGGTTATCGAGTTAACTGCTTCTTAAGGTTCGATGAATAGcaacaaattgaaaaacaaaaatgaaaaacttcaaagtaaatgttcaaaattcCCACCAtttgcttcaatattttcatgatccaGTTTCGCAAATATCTATATTGATATCCAATAACCCTTGTCTATTGGTTTCCATCGAAATTCTGTTAAATTACAGTCTAAATTGTTGCCCAAAAAtgtaaaattgcaatttttttaataggaaTCCTAAAAACACGTAGAATTATTTGCGATAATCAGAGTCCATAATTGAACAAACTTTAAACACCTAGTATCTCAGAAACCAGCAATATTT carries:
- the LOC123677023 gene encoding proline-rich protein 4-like; the protein is MKLLIPVALCALLVLASADEKESKVTDTKTAEADDSKKQPEKRGLELGYGGGGHDFGGHDFGGHDFGGHDFGGQDYGGGHEHHQKVVTIVKNVPAPYPVEKQVHVPVEKKVHYPVKVHVPQPYPVEKEIHVPYKVPVHVSVPIHKPYPVEKQVHVPVKVHVDKPYPVKVLVPQPYPVEKTVHVPYKVHVPAPYPVEKKVYYPVKVPVHVAKPYPVEKIVPYPVKVHVDKPYPVHIPKPVPYHVEKKIPYPVHKPVPYPVKVAVERPVPYTVEKPHPYPVKVPVPAPYPVEKNVHVPVEKPVPYPVKIPIFNPVPVTVYKKVPYVVEKPVPVPVKEEYGSYGGGHAEYSSGQEEYGSHGNGGDYSGGDYSGGEEQHHDYH